A segment of the Lycium ferocissimum isolate CSIRO_LF1 chromosome 5, AGI_CSIRO_Lferr_CH_V1, whole genome shotgun sequence genome:
ataaatatttcttaaattttttcttagttctttaactattatcatattattcaagcttgaacgtCGAATTTtaaatgtcaataagttttatatcctatggatgttagtaactcaaataaagtcaaactcaaataaagtccaagccaaaactaactcaacactaatgctaacaaaagaaattaaatttaccactaggaatgacaataatgttggatatctattcttcagttttgcataatttatttagagagtgaaaaaacataatttaagttttatttctttgtcatataattaatacttattagccgtacttattttagcatggcttgttaattagcaatatttattttgagcgaatttattagcttttgttgaatattttaatacaatgtcatcactcttactcacattttgtgttattttattaaaaacaccttaattatatagttgtatcttactagaactaaagaaatatttgaagtaaaagttatatgttttgtatcaagactattccgaaaaaaaatccgaaaaacccgagaaaatcgAATAACCTGAGAAAACCtgaggttgaaaaacccaaattttattggtttgatttggtgtataaatttaaaaatccgacgcaattggtttgatttggcatttaaaaaatccgaaccaacccggttcATGTACACCCTAGTTGGTACTCTCTAATGAAGACGACTTATTTGTCTTTTATTTTATACGCGTTGTTATCCAATAATAGAAGGACAatataaagcccttctcaataGTCTCATAAAGACATCCAAGAAATCTTCTAATTAACCAACCAGTGATCAATTCCATGGCAGATATAATTTCCAAAGTGTGTGCTGACTACGAAGATTTTCGCGCTCTCATGTTATCAGATGACGAGTGTGCAGAGGAACTGCAGTTCCAAGAAGTTCTTGCAGAATCCTTCAGTAGCTTCCATCTGCACATGTCATCAACAAAAATCCAAGAATCCCCTGAATCATCTCAAGGTTACTGTGAAATTTGCCTGGATACAAAAGTTACAAATGAAATGTTCAAACTCGAGAATTGCTCTGATCACTCTTTCTGTTCTGATTGCATAAGCCAATATGTCCAAtccaagattcaagaacacattttccCTGTCACTTGTCCAGGTTTGAAGTGTCGCGCGATAATTGAACCTGTTTCTTGTAAATCCATCATTCCAGAAAATGTATTTGAAAAATGGGAAGGTGGATTGAGCGAGTCGACTCTTCTTGCTTGTGAGAAATTTTATTGTCCTTACAAAGACTGTTCAGAGTTGCTTAT
Coding sequences within it:
- the LOC132055684 gene encoding E3 ubiquitin-protein ligase RSL1-like, with translation MADIISKVCADYEDFRALMLSDDECAEELQFQEVLAESFSSFHLHMSSTKIQESPESSQGYCEICLDTKVTNEMFKLENCSDHSFCSDCISQYVQSKIQEHIFPVTCPGLKCRAIIEPVSCKSIIPENVFEKWEGGLSESTLLACEKFYCPYKDCSELLIYDQDQDIIECVCPSCQRLLCAPCGVPWHTGVDCDKFQKEEKNREDDLKVEELAKKSKWMTCPHCKNLVQKADGCIHITCWCGSEFCYVCGETWSESHWSCQTK